A stretch of the Meles meles chromosome 19, mMelMel3.1 paternal haplotype, whole genome shotgun sequence genome encodes the following:
- the ARHGAP33 gene encoding rho GTPase-activating protein 33 isoform X3, which translates to MGWRGTEPRARSTDSLDGPGEGSVQPLPHTGGPSVKGKTGKRLSAPRGPFPRLADCAHFHYENVDFGHIQLLLSPEREGPSFSGENELVFGVQVTCQGRSWPVLRSYDDFRSLDAHLHRCIFDRRFSCLPELPPPPEGARAAQMLVPLLLQYLETLSGLVDSNLNCGPVLTWMELDNHGRRLLLSEEASLNIPAVAAAHVIKRYTAQAPDELSFEVGDIVSVIDMPPTEDRSWWRGKRGFQVGFFPSECVELFTERPGPGLKGEADGPQCGVPTPQGVSSLTSAVPRPRGKLAGLLRTFMRSRPSRQRLRQRGILRQRVFGCDLGEHLSNSGQDVPQVLRCCSEFIEAHGVVDGIYRLSGVSSNIQRLRHEFDSERIPELSGPAFLQDIHSVSSLCKLYFRELPNPLLTYQLYGKFSEAMSVPGEEERLVRVHDVIQQLPPPHYRTLEYLLRHLARMARHSANTSMHARNLAIVWAPNLLRSMELESVGLGGAAAFREVRVQSVVVEFLLTHVDVLFSDTFTSAGLDPAGRCLLPRPKSLVGSGPSTRLLTLEEAQARTQGRLGTPTEPTTPKAAASPVERRKGERGEKQRKPGGSSWKTFFALGRGPSIPRKKPLPWLGGTRAPPQPSGGRPDTVTLRSAKSEESLSSQASGAGLQRLHRLRRPHSSSDAFPVGPAPAGSCESLSSSSSSSESSSSSESSSSRSSAAGLGALSGSPSHRTSAWLDDGDELDFSPPRCLEGLRGLDFDPLTFRCSSPTPGDPAPPASPAPPAPASAFPPKVTSQALSPCGAVSPASSTALDISEPLAVSVPPAVLELLGAGGTPASVTPTPALSPSPGLRPHLIPLLLRGAEAQLSDTCQQEICSKLALPVPRGAPGQHGLGMDSPLLPSPLSLLRPGGAPPPPPKNPARLMALALAERAQQVAQRQGQQEHGSTPSAPHSPFHRSLSLEVGGEPPGTSGVGPAPNSLAHSGAWVPGPPPSLPRQQSDGSLVRSQRPPGTSRRGLRGPAQVPTPGFSSAPRECLPPFLGVPKPGLYPLGSPSFQSSSPAPVWRSPLGPPAPLDRGENLYYEIETGEGTPYSGPTRSWSPFRSMPPDRLNASYGLLGQSPPLHRSPDFLLSYPPPTSCFPHDHLGYSAPQHPTRRPTRPEPLYVNLALGPRGPSPASSSSSSPPAHPRSRSDPGPPAPRLPQKQRAPWGPHTPHRVPAPWGPPEPLLLYRAAPPAYGRGGEHHRGSLYRNGGQGREGAGPPPPYPTPSWSLHSEGQTRSYC; encoded by the exons ATGGGCTGGAGAGGGACAGAACCGAGG GCTCGCAGCACTGACAGCCTGGATGGCCCAGGGGAGGGCTCAGTGCAGCCCTTGCCTCACACTGGGGGGCCCAGTGTGAAGGGGAAGACTGGGAAAAG gctctcggctcctcgaGGTCCCTTCCCCCGGCTGGCCGACTGTGCCCATTTCCACTACGAGAATGTTGACTTTGGCCATATTCAG ctcctgcTGTCTCCAGAGCGTGAAGGCCCCAGCTTCTCTGGAGAGAATGAGCTGGTGTTTGGGGTGCAGGTGACCTGTCAG GGCCGCTCCTGGCCAGTTCTCCGAAGTTATGATGACTTCCGATCCCTGGATGCCCACTTACACCGGTGCATATTTGACAGGAGGttctcctgcctcccagagctccctcCACCTCCAGAGGGTGCCAGGGCTGCCCAG ATGCTGGTACCCCTGCTGCTGCAGTACCTGGAGACCCTGTCAGGCCTGGTGGACAGTAACCTCAACTGCGGGCCTGTGCTCACCTGGATGGAG CTGGACAACCATGGCCGGCGCCTGCTCCTCAGTGAGGAGGCCTCCCTCAACATCCCCGCAGTGGCCGCCGCGCATGTCATCAAGCGGTACACAGCCCAGGCACCAGACGAGCTGTCCTTCGAG GTGGGAGACATTGTCTCCGTGATCGACATGCCGCCCACTGAGGATCGGAGCTGGTGGCGGGGCAAACGAGGCTTCCAG GTTGGTTTCTTCCCCAGTGAGTGTGTGGAACTGTTCACAGAGCGGCCTGGTCCTGGACTAAAGGGGG AAGCTGATGGTCCCCAGTGCGGTGTCCCAACGCCCCAGGGTGTTTCCTCTCTGACCTCAG CTGTGCCCCGGCCACGTGGGAAGCTGGCGGGCCTCCTCAGAACCTTCATGCGCTCCCGCCCTTCTCGGCAGCGGCTGCGGCAGCGGGGCATCCTGCGGCAGAGGGTATTTGGCTGTGACCTTGGCGAGCACCTCAGCAATTCAGGCCAAGATG TGCCCCAGGTGCTTCGCTGCTGCTCTGAGTTTATTGAGGCCCACGGGGTGGTGGATGGAATCTACCGGCTCTCAGGAGTGTCATCCAACATCCAGAGGCTGCG GCATGAGTTTGACAGTGAGAGGATCCCTGAACTGTCCGGCCCCGCCTTCCTGCAGGACATCCACAGCGTGTCCTCCCTCTGCAAGCTCTACTTCCGGGAGCTGCCGAATCCCCTGCTCACATACCAGCTCTATGGGAAGTTCAGC GAAGCCATGTCCGTGCCCGGGGAGGAGGAGCGCCTGGTGCGTGTCCACGATGTCATCCAACAGCTGCCCCCACCTCACTACAG GACCCTAGAGTACCTGCTGAGGCACCTGGCCCGCATGGCAAGACACAGTGCCAACACCAGCATGCATGCCCGCAACCTGGCCATCGTCTGGGCGCCCAACCTGCTACG GTCCATGGAACTGGAGTCCGTGGGGCTGGGTGGGGCAGCAGCCTTCCGGGAGGTCCGGGTGCAGTCTGTGGTGGTGGAATTCCTGCTCACCCATGTGGATGTCCTGTTCAGCGACACCTTCACCTCTGCTGGCCTCGACCCTGCAG GCCGCTGCCTCCTTCCCAGGCCCAAGTCCCTTGTGGGCAGCGGCCCTTCCACTCGCCTGCTGACGCTGGAGGAAGCCCAGGCTCGCACCCAGGGCCGGCTGGGGACTCCCACTGAGCCCACCACTCCCAAGGCCGCAGCTTCACCTGTGGAAAG gaggaaaggggagagaggcGAGAAACAGCGAAAGCCAGGGGGAAGCAGTTGGAAGACCTTCTTTGCACTGGGCCGGGGCCCCAGCATCCCCCGAAAGAAGCCTTTACCATGGCTGGGGGGCACCCGTGCACCCCCACAGCCTTCAG GTGGCCGGCCTGACACAGTCACGCTGAGATCTGCCAAAAGCGAGGAGTCTCTGTCGTCGCAGGCCAGCGGGGCTG GCCTCCAGAGGCTGCACAGGCTCCGGCGGCCCCACTCCAGCAGTGACGCTTTCCCTGTGGGCCCGGCACCTGCTGGCTCCTGCGAGAGCctgtcctcgtcctcctcctcctccgaaTCCTCCTCCTCTTCGGAGTCCTCGTCCTCCAGATCCTCAGCAGCTGGGCTGGGGGCACTCTCTGGTTCACCCTCACACCGAACCTCAGCCTGGCTAGATGATGGTGACGAGCTGGACTTTAGCCCACCCCGCTGCCTGGAGGGGCTCCGGGGGCTCGACTTCGATCCTCTCACCTTTCGCTGCAGCAGCCCCACGCCAGGGGACCCGGCACCTCCCGCCAGCCCggcacccccagcccctgcctctgccttcccaccTAAGGTGACATCCCAGGCCCTCTCACCCTGTGGGGCCGTCAGCCCTGCCTCGTCCACCGCCCTGGACATCTCAGAACCCCTGGCCGTATCCGTGCCACCTGCTGTCCTGGAGCTGCTGGGGGCGGGAGGAACGCCTGCCTCAGTCACCCCAACGCCAGCCCTCAGCCCCAGCCCCGGCCTGCGGCCCCATCTCATCCCCTTGCTGCTGCGTGGAGCCGAGGCCCAGCTGAGTGACACCTGCCAACAGGAGATCTGCAGCAAGCTGGCCCTGCCTGTTCCCCGGGGAGCCCCAGGCCAGCATG GTCTTGGTATGGATTCACCGCTGCTGCCCTCACCCCTGTCCCTCTTGCGCCCTGGgggggccccacccccaccccccaagaacCCAGCACGCCTcatggccctggccctggctgaGCGGGCTCAGCAGGTGGCCCAGAGACAGGGCCAACAGGAGCATGGGAGCACCCcttctgctccccactcccctttCCACCGCTCACTGTCGCTGGAGGTGGGCGGTGAGCCCCCAGGGACCTCAGGGGTTGGGCCAGCCCCCAACTCCCTAGCCCATTCAGGTGCCTGGGTTCCTGGACCCCCACCTTCCCTACCAAGGCAACAAAGTGACGGGAGCCTGGTGAGGAGCCAGCGGCCCCCCGGGACCTCAAGGAGGGGACTCAGAGGCCCTGCCCAG GTTCCTACTCCTGGCTTCTCTTCAGCCCCTCGGGAGTGCCTGCCGCCCTTCCTTGGGGTCCCCAAACCAGGCTTGTACCCCCTGGGTTCCCCATCCTTCCAGTCCAGCTCCCCAGCCCCAGTCTGGAGGAGCCCCTTAGGTCCTCCTGCACCACTTGACAGGGGAGAGAACCTGTACTATGAAATCGAGACGGGTGAGGGAACCCCCTACTCTGGCCCCACTAGGTCCTGGAGTCCCTTTCGCTCTATGCCCCCAGATAGGCTCAATGCCTCATATGGCCTGCTTGGCCAATCGCCACCACTCCACAGGTCCCCCGACTTCCTGCTCAGCTACCCACCACCCACTTCCTGCTTTCCCCATGACCACCTTGGCTACTCAGCCCCCCAGCATCCCACCAGGCGCCCTACCCGGCCTGAGCCCCTGTATGTTAATCTAGCTCTGGGGCCCAGGGGTCCCTCACCCGCCTCTTCtagctcctcctcccctcctgcacACCCCCGGAGTCGTTCAGATCCTGGTCCCCCAGCCCCCCGCTTACCCCAGAAACAGCGGGCCCCCTGGGGCCCCCACACCCCTCACAGGGTACCTGCGCCATGGGGCCCTCCAGAGCCTCTCCTGCTGTACAGGGCAGCCCCACCAGCCTATGGGAGGGGGGGCGAGCACCACCGAGGGTCCTTGTATAGGAATGGGGggcaaggaagggagggggctggtcccccacccccctaccccactCCCAGCTGGTCTCTCCACTCTGAGGGTCAGACCCGAAGCTATTGCTGA